The DNA window CCTCTATTCGTCCATTATCTAGTCTTCGAGCGTGCAATGCGTCATCAATATCGGTACAACCTGGTGGATCGACTGAGCAAATAGTTATACCTCTAAGATCTACACGTTTTTTATACTCCTCTGGTTCAGGGAACCAAGGTAGTTTCGGCAGTTGACTTTGAATCTCAGCAGAGAAACTTCCGTGAGGCACGTCATGCTCCAACAGGATAACCTCGTTTTCCGTGTCCTTTTCTCCAATCTCACCCAAAGCTCGTACAAAATGGCCGATAGGGTACTTGGAATGACGTGGCCAGTAGTCAATTGCCACAACTATCCTTTGCGAAATCAGTGTCGCTGACTGGCGTGTCTCAATACGAATCCGTGGAATTTTTCTCTCAGACGGAACAAACAGATGTCTAGTGGATTGGCTTAGAGCATTTGCTGCTAGAATTCCACAGTACTGTCGCCATTTTCGTTTAATAATACCGACCACGGCAGCGGTAGGAGTTACCTCACTTCCAGGCTCCTGCTTGAACTCCGGATCCGCTGTTTCCATTCCTTCATCATCCACATTCTGTTCATCCACCAAAACCACTCCACTGGGACATTTCCACTCGCTCTTCGGTAGCATTCTTATAGCCACGATATCCCCATCCACCGCACGATTCAAATTAATTCGGCCCTGGATCAAAACCGGTTCGTCAATACTCTCCACCCTGATATTTCCTTCCAGAAAATTGTCTCTGGACGCAAAAAAGCTCCCCTGCAGCAACTCCCCTTTCTTTATTCCATCGTGAATTTGCGACACAGTGAGATGTGCTGGGAAAATGATTTTGGAATCATCctgccacttctccgtattgaaGACCTTGTCCCTAAGCTCCGGGTGGCCGGCCAGCGACACCACATAATCTGCTACCGACGAAACCAACAAGTTCTCTTTCTTCGCACGATTTCGATTCTCTGCATCGTCACTCAAAATAACCACCTTCAGCTTGCTTTTCAGATTCCCCTTCCGTATGTGTTGTCCATACCAAAGTGCAGCCTTGCGGATCATACGATCATTACGGTCGTTAGCTGATTCTCCAACATCCTTGCTCAAGTACGTATCCTTATGATGCTCGTTCACAAAGGTAAAAAACTTACGTCCCGGGTCTGCCATTATCTTCCTCAGTCGTTTAAAGATAACCGGACTGCGGTGTCTTACCTCATCCAGAACGGTACTCAACACGATCACGTTCCGGATTGCGTCTGCCTCAAGAAAATCGATCTGATACAAAATGATGTTCGTATCTAGCATTAAATAGTGTGGACTGTCGAACATGGTGCTACCACTGACCGGCATGGGGTCCAGACTGGTTCGAGTAACGGCCAGCAAACAGAGCTCACAGGATGCGATTCCACAGGCGATATCATCGCGAAGGTAGTGCTCGCGTACTACTTTTATTATGCCACCTGCCGAGAGGAAAGTTTCGATTTGAATCAGCCCTTAATCGGACGGGTATTAGGACGTACCTTTTCTGGTCTTCTTCATAAAAACTCTGTTGGTTAGCATTTTGGCCACAATTTGTACTACAATTAATCCACCGGTTTCGTGAGACTGATGCCTTGTTTACGTTACTTGCGCCTAACTCGCGTGGTTTGGCTGTGCGTATTTTGACTTTTGGATTCTTCTCCTTGACATGCTGTCATTCTATACACACTCATTTCAAAACTAGTACGATTTGAACTATAGTGGCGGTAACATTTCAAAAGGTACATGCTGTTTACTCAGACAAGACATGACCGACAAAGAGGgttcgtttttgttccaatttcacATCAAAATTGTTCCATTTCCTGATTGGTTAATTTTGGTAACTTGCACCACAGAAAAGGCGAAACATACTTACTGCAGGGATAGTGAAATGGTACCTCATTTTCACTACAGACtctttatataacagactaacggagagaaaaacagtaaaactttATTGACAAGATTTGTGCTCGATGacatcaaaacaaaacattagCAGCAGCATAACTGCAGGAACAAATCAAAAGAAAACCATAAATTTTGTTTCTTCGAATTCGTTTAGCAATGCTCgatttgttgaaaaaatgtttcaattttCTTAAATTACCGGAATTACGAATTCGTACAAAACTGAACGGAATGTAACAATTATTCTGAAGTGACGTTCCAACCAATTTTCCTCCTAAAGAAAAATGGGTTAAAACCAAGTTTGCACGCACCGGCCACAGAAACTAGTTACGGAGATGCGTTTCtagttcctctcatcagaatccaacacaaATTTAGACTGGACAGGACGGTCTCATCAGCTTTATCTAAACTTTTAGTCTTGCAGAACATCCCACATGACTAGTTGTTTGCCAATTATCTAGCGATTTATGAAATAAAAGAATTTtgttcttcatttaatgacccctGTGGATGCATCGCTGTACAAAAGGCAAGCATAGCTTATTGTTTTGTTGGACGGACAAATTAGTTATcacatttttagttttattgtATCCCATAATAAACATTGTTTAATTTAAGAGCCAACAGCGTTGCACTAATGGGTTAAAGTTtgggtatatttttttttttcattagtgTTATCTATCCAGGGTCAAACTAGCATTTGAGTGCGAACAAAACCAAATTAAACGTTTTTTGGCTTGCAATGATGCAAAGTAAATGGACGTGTAGTTCGGCGTACGGCTGGCCTGGTGGCGTTTTGCAGAAACATCACGATGTGGATtgtagaaaagattcgcaataaatcaacggaaataaattttcacaaaaatgtaaaaacagaCATCACAATAACATATACTGTTCTATAAAAGTTTGTAGGGTAAATTAACATATTAACAGTGTACATGCTGCCAGTTTTACTCAAACCCCGCAATGGAACTCACAGCACAAACGTAAAATAGTATGGAAACGTCAAAACTCTTAGatgatgtttttgttttgatttacgTGGTACGTGTAAAggtattttggaaatttttgccAAATATTCGTGTTTTCTTGTCTGTAATTCGACGCAATTTGATACGACGATCTAACGGTTTCCGGTTAGTGATGTGAAAAGTGACCTAGACGGTGTAAGTGTttacttcattcgtgtgattacCGGAAACGATTTCAACCGAAGAAAAGGAATCATGTCGTGGCTCAAGCTTAACGATAGTCTGAATAAAGTAAAGGGACAAATTACGAGCTTCGCGCAAGAGGTCCTAGCTGAAGGAATAGTAGAGGAAGAGGAGGATGAAGGTGGTCAGCGGTTTAATCCGGTGTTGGAACTCGGGCAGGCTCGGGAAAAGATTGACGAGTTAATGGGGCTCTGCGCGACGCAGGATCAGGAGGTAAGTGTTCGGGTTTTTACGTTTAATATTGTTGACCGCTTTCTGCGGGTGGAGTAGATGCTGCAGCaatattttgtttaaaattatactACCTCAATTACAAATATTATCCCCAAAGAGTTTCCAGTTCTTTAGCTCGTGAACCTTTTTCTACTGAATATTTTAATCGATCAGCTATCCGTGCGAATTGATTCTTACATTGGAGAGTCAGGTTTTTTAATACTCTGGCAAGTGAAGTATCTCTAAAAATATCCAACAGTAATAAACAGCATTGCGTTTACTATCTAGCACCCCAAAACTGTCAACTTCACTTGATGATGGGATATTAAACAAGATAATGTGTTCAACGTGAGGTTTAACATTACAAGTCTACACAGCGCAAGCGATGCTGGAGGCATATTAGTTTCAGTCTAACTCTAAAACAGAAGAAGAGCATCATCACTCAAGCATCCATAGGTAAAACTAGCCGGATGTTTTTCAATCGAACCATCAACTAGCAGAAAGATAATTACCTTTGCGCAAGCCTAAGCGTAATAATGACATGAGGGAATTATATGTACCTATGCGGTACTGAATATCGAGCGCACTGATTGTGTAGTATGTCATAGTTGTTCTGGACAGAGTGCCAGCAATCTCTAAACATTTCCGGCTGACACATTCCGGATGTTGTTTGGTTCGGAGACGATTACCACTATGGAATGTTCAATCCGCTCTGGTACACTGCTCGTGGACGCAATCATTGTTGTTTTGTAATCTGATTGGCGCTTGCAGCGGTCAAACAGCGCatctgaatgattttttttttcggttcgCTCTATGTAGGACGAAACCCATTATTCAATATTACGAGATAACATTATAGCTTGCTCAGGTAGTTAGCGAAATATGTATACATTACAACTTTGCAAAACTCTCATTAAGTATTCCAATAGCTATAACAAGTCAAGTTCATGATGCTATCTATATCttaaaattttgattaaatATTTAACGAAAAACTTTAGTGTACATGCGCTTAATTAatgtatctcttttcatttcacattatttccAACCCAATAATTTTGAATACATTACAACATCTATCTCATCTTCATCAAGAATTTCTTTTATTCAGTAACGCAAATGCAAAGGCAAGTTTCTCAATGATACTCCACATTCCCTTCCAATGAACTCACTGAATGAGCTTGGCATAATTTGAATTATAATTagggaaagtcaattgagctaacacctacctaaatcaATGAACCAAGCTATTTACATGAcctgcaaacatcttttttctgtaaaacaCTTCCAGCTAGTGGaagataggatggttaacacgcACACAGGTGGCAGCGGGggcaggaaggacaggagtctaggggcttaacgaaccgcccccccccccccctccacgaCCCTACTGCAAGTtgggagttttgctaggatatggtggggtttGGATTGGGCTCGTTACTAAATCGTTGGGATGcgaagcgaacgtgagagcCCTGTCGCAGGAAGCCGTAGTCGAGTGCAAGGGTCTAGATGAGATAACGACCGTTGAGGAACTGAAGAGTGCACTGAtcgagcagtgcaaactggatgTACCGGCGGCTATCCGGATTTGTAAATCTTATGGAGGAACTCAAACGGCAGCGATTAGAACTACCGGTGCCATCAAGCTGGCGTGAACCAGAAAGATAAAAGTCGGATGGTCGATGTGCTCGTTGAGAGTCACTCCGTGAGTTTCCAAGCAGTTGGAACGATGCTACAGATGCTTTGACCTCGGTCACCTGGTGAGGAACTGCAAGGGCCCGGACAGGTCTGCACTGTGTAGACAATGCGGAGAAAAGGGGCacgttgctagagactgcacgaagCAACCAAGGTGCATGATCTGCAAACCGGAAGCTGGAAACGACCACATGACGGGTGGCTTCAAATGCCCTGCCTACACAAAGGCGAAGGCAGGCTaatgatgatggagataacccacCTTAATCGCAATCAAGGCGatattgcacagcaactgttgtggcagtcgacaacagaaacgaagtgcgactttgcaattattgcagagtcgtatcgtgttcctcccgataacggtaactaggtggtggatagtgcagggatggctgcTATACAAGTAGtgggcggtttccctgtccaAAAGGAAAGGCTTCGTGTTCGCTAGGATCAACAGCGTATTTTTCTGTAGCTGCAATGCTCCCCCACGATGGATACCAGAGCAGTACAATAGGATGCTGGACGCACCAACCGACTCGTTGGTcggacgaacgccggttgttataggaggagacattaaggcttgggccgtggagtggggtagcaggctgaccaacatAAGAGGTTACAGCTTGTTGGATACCTTGGCGAAGCTGGATGTGAGACTGTGCAACGAAGGCATCGACCTAACATTATGCAGCCCTTCGTTGATGGATAACATAAATTGgcgttagtgagcagtacacacatagtgaccaccaagcgatccactataccattggtcggcgaaattgTACGGTAACACCGAGAGTTAGGACTGGCGAACGGAattggaaaataaaggacttcgacaaggactttttgtggaagcacttcgtgctgacagcgtcaTTCCAATTCCGAGTGCGGATGAGCTTtcggaaacagtagcgagggcatgtgatgtaacaatgccgaggaaaatggagccaaggaactaccggcgtccggcgtactggtggagcgataggctcagcatcctccgggctgcctgcctaaaagccagaagacgcgttcagagagcatgATCTGCGGCAGTCgaagaagagtgtaaggtaataTTCCGGGTggccagggccgcttttaaacgcgagatagtgctaagcaagtccatcTGCTACAACCCCTgaggcaatgcttaccgtgtcgttatggtcAGGATCAAGagtccaatgacgccagtcgaaatgtgcgccgacaaactgaaaattatcgtggagggtcttcccgaagcacgacccaccCCCGTATGGCTGTCTAAaaccgtacgttgatgcagatggCGGAAATGCTGGCGACAATCGAGTTTCCAACGATGAGCTCCTTATTGTGGCAAATGGGCTGAaggcgaagaaagctcccggaccggatggtatccccaacgtggtactgaagactgtgatcctggcgtttccgaaCATGTTCATGATAGTCCTACAGAATTGCCTGCACGATGTCTATCTCCctgatagatggaagatccagaagctggtattgctgccaaaaccagggaaatcACCAGGAGCTTcggcatcgtatcggcctatatgcctgctggatactcttggtaagctcctggaaaggtcatcctcaacaggctgacgacctacgctgaaagcgagaacggactatcgcagaggcagttcgggttccggaaagggatatcgactgtagacgccatccgcacagtcatcgagaacgaggagaaagcattgaagagaaggggtaatcgctactgcgccgtggtaacgatagatgtgaagaaccgTTTAACAGGAGTACCTCAGggttccatactcggcccaacgctctggaatataatgtacaatactgtaactgcccaggggagctgagatcgtcggctttgcagatgatgttgtcctgacgataaccggcaagacccttgaggaggtagagaggtagtgctggtcagcaactgtaaaaaaaaatccagcatGTCGAGATCAGTGTCGGAggacaatccatcccatcgatgcgtgcgctgaaacacccgggtgtgatggttgacgatcggttaaattacaacagccatgtcgactatgtatgtgagaaggctgcgaggacaactaacgcattggcaaggatcatggcGAATCGCGGAGGAGCAAGAGGTAGCAGGAGACGTCTCCttgcgggtgtctcatcctccatactgaggtatggcgtatcggcctgggctgctgcactgaactcaaagcggaactggacgaagttgacaagcacgtttcgcctaatggctgttcgtgtcgcgagtgcgtacagaacgatatcgtcggagacggtatgcgtaattgccgggatgattcccatctgcatgactctggctgaggacgtagcatgttaccagcggagaaatgcacgtaattcAAGGAGagtggtccgagcggactcgttggctaagtggcagcaagagtgggataacgcggagaaaggcaggaggacccaccgactcatctaaaatgtgtctgcttgggtacataggaagcatggagaggtgaacttctatAGACGCAGTTTTAGTCCGAGCATGGATGCTTCCAGAAATACCTACATCgatttggacacgcttcgtcacccttttgcccggagtgtgtgaacgtgcaagagacactggaacacgtggtcttcgaatgtcccaGGTTCGAAGAAGTACGAAGTGGTATAcctgatataacagtggacaatatcgacGAAGAGATGTAccgcgacgagcatatctgggacgctgtcaacagagtggttacgagtatactctacGAGCTGCAGAgtaagtggcgaagggaccaacaaagtagcgccattggctagaacgccgccGGGAAACCACAGAACTGGCTGACCCGTtcagtaggctaggtccaccgccggggactagaccgagtagacggagcggggagctaaatggctcacaggaaggtacatcggtatcgggagcaatcCACCGCCTGGGAATTaacggtagggtagattcgccgccgtggactacccgacagtaTCGTGACGAAAAAGGGGAGCttattggctcacgaaacaaagtacaacaacgattctgccaaacatattgtaaggctaagtcattcaatttcagaaaaaagttaATATTCCTGCTTCATTCACATTCTGAACCAGTACTAGTACCCCACATGGCttgatttaaacaattaaatgtatACCATTTACTTACTCAAGATTTAAGAGCCCGCCAGAAATGTTAGCCTTTGGGGGCCAATGCGGCTCTCGACGGTCCTGCAAATGCAACATATTAGCTATACTTTACCCCTCCAGAGCATCTTTGCTGTAGAAAGTCTGCGCCTAAACGTATACATGCTGtgatttttgacaattgaccTCGTGTAAGGGTCCTATAATACACCCTCTAGAATTGAAACGAATCGATCAGTTTTCTGATCTATAATAGTAACCATGGCTACGTGGATTGTTAATATCAcaaaattctagagaaaattttcaataggacgtaagtaacattgagagcctctctttgtttactttctctttcatttattacgacgtcattacaacactttgcactaattttccagtacatatcgataGCCgtcggtttttactagaatattatgcaaagagtagagtagtaaatgttgaaatagccgagtaatgaacaaaagagaaagaccctaaagagaatctctcattgttacttacgtcctattctaaattttctctagaattgttCATATACTGAAGTGAAAATAATGTTTGGTTTAGAAAAAGCTTCATAGTTCCATGGTTATAGAACTGCAATATCAAAATCTTTGCACAAGTGCATTAGTTTTCTCGGTTTATCTCTATATATTACCAGCTACAGTGGCTGTGTAAGTATACATTCATTAACGATTGTATGTTCCACTGTAGCAGACTTATTTCGGATTGTAGTTGATTCAGTTGCTTCGACAGACATGGAAAGAAACATATGCCAACCGATTCAAGGAAAAAATGTCAGAAACAAATCTGTCGTTTATAAACAACTAGTCGCGTTCAACTTTTTCCCTTTCCTATATAGGTTTATTATAGTTCCAAGCGTGATTCAAGCCATCATAAAGGTACAATACCTGGTGAATATGCGCACGTCTGTGGAGGGAAAATTTTCGTTATCACAAAAAGCgcttttattattactatatttgTGACTTTGTGTTCCGTTCCGTTGGCCCGCGTTTCCTCTCCCATGGGTGCCAGCCGCTGACGTTGTTCAATTGAATGGCGACTGTTGTGCAGTGTTCGCCTATGTGTAATTCCCACGTCCCTGGTTCCATTTTCGAGCAGAGCTATGGCTACCCTGGGCTCAGGCAGGTAGACGGCCGGGACGGGAACCGGTGCTATCGCGCGCAATGTTAAATTTGTACAGGTGCACCAACCCCGTCATCCACCCCTGCCTTGTTGTTGCATGTCATTCAGCGATACCGGCACGCAGTTAAAGTCTCAGCGGGTGTCCCCATTTTGACCAGCAAAACCGCACCGAATGAGAATTATGAATAGCCAAGCTCTCTGGAAACCATGGAAAATAGCAATTACTGCACATTATAATCGGAAAATTGCTGTTTTTGTTCTGTCTACCACTACCGTTTGACTGCCGTCATCAACGGCCATCACTGGGTGCAACAAAGCACCCTGCGTTACCCTTTTCACACTTACGGTTGTTAGCGATAAGAAAACTTTTACCATGTTTTTTTTCTTAccgtttctttttcttttcgcTTACAGATTGCAACATTGCGCAAACAAATTGCAGAATATCAACAGCCGCAACACCCTCAGCCATCAAAACCGCTCACCGAACATCCTTCGTCCGGTTCGAAAGTGGTAAGTTCTGAACACTGTTTTTCCTATCGGTACTCATAGTCACCTAAGGTAGAAAATGGAAAAGAAGAGGTTCCGGCCACTTCGGTCATGCCCGAATCCGTAAGGTGTTGCTGATAGGTGCGGAAACCGTAACGACTAGAAGCGCAACGCGCGATCATAAATTGAACATTTTCCAACTGTCACACCACGTCTTATCTCCGAGGGGCAGTCAGTAGTGGTGACGGTTGTTGCATGTTCGTGTCATCGGCGTAGGGTTTGTGTAAAACCACGTTGGCAGCACAGTATGCCACGACAATTTTCGCGCGCACCTTATCAGTGTGAGAGCACAACTTTTATAGGTGCTGCTGGCTAGAATAATGTGGAGGTAAATTcgaatcatttaattttttattctttGAAGATTACGGgtaattttattgtaatttcTTTCTCAATTACAAAGCGCTGCTTTTTCTTCTTGACTGTTTAGTcattttcaaccaaatttttGTTAGTTCAACCTTAGTTTCAATTGGTTTTGGGTTATCTTTTACGAATGttccaaaattgatcaatgAACGTCGTTGGCTTCTACCAACACAACTCACGTCAGATACAGTTGCATGATGACTTAACTGAGACTTTCTGCAAAATAGTTGTTGCATTTGAAGACAGTGTTCgttattgatttattttttaaatgtgtTTAAAAGCACCTTCATTTCACCACATACacaaattgcttgccaaatTAAATATTTGATAGCAGCTTTGCCAATTTATTTTTGCGAATGTGTTCTGGAACAGGTAACTTTTTTAAAGCGATGTGTTTTCCTATACAGATGCTTAGAACATTTCGCCAGTGTTTTTATTCCTCTCTAGCTGGAATAAAGAACGTTCAAAGAATGAAGCTACTATGTAGGTGAAATCACGCTGCCATGGATAATGTGGGAAAAATGGACTCTGTTAGtatacccgagcaaacgaaaagcccataatacccccatgctcatggggtttgacatgggtgcttgaaatgggttcaacccatgaaaacaccatcaccatggtccggtagatcccatataaaataccatatgctggggtatttatgggttattgaggccattttatggtgtcttgaatTTTGGTACGGACCATATTTAAGGTCTTTtgaaggggctatgtggtgtttgaacccatgagtatttgctcgggtagaAATTAACCTAACAAAAAAAGGAGAGTCAAAACACGATATTAATTCCTACGATGAGGGTAGAAACGAAAACAGACCAACCGTCGATGATGGGTTGTATGTTCTTATCAGCTCACAGTTAAGTGTTGTTATCTAAACCATTTTTTCCACTAGCCAGCGTTTTGCTGTCCCTTTCCTTCGCTCGGCGTGATATCGGTGCTAGGATCGAGGATGATATTTATTGCGCAtcgtgtgtgtgtttttttttcgtttacacAATGATAACACACTTTCAGATAGCTAGTGTGTGTCCTCCTATCTCTGCCTGCTTTTTTCAGGGTGTTTCCTACTGGAGCCGCCATACATGTTTGCTCAGTAGATACCCGCGTCATATTATGCTGCCAGGCCGCAAACTCGACGTTTGCCACATGGCCACATACCAGGAACGCTAGAACGAATCGAAACGCTAATGTATATACCTGATGCCTAATCTTTCGCGCCCGATTATTCACACTTGAACTGCGCTGAACCGAATACAAATATTGGCAAACGGTCGAGGATTGGGCGATAAGCATAAAAATACTGGGAAAAAAACACGATCGATAAAAGTATATTTAATATTCGTTGGTGTTTGTTGTTGACAGATTTCGAAATCGACCAAGTAAGAAGCTTCATGTATATTGGTCCGGCTACTCTATCGCAAACTAGCTATGGAATATTGTCCACGTTCTAACTAGCACACTTGTAagtcaaaacaaatttttcattCTCGACGGATTTGGAAATCCAGAGACTATTTTATAATTTCATGATtcgtttttcttaattttctttttaatttctGTCCAATTTCTGCCCAATTCCTGTtaattttttgtacattttctgTACACTTACTGTCCATTTTCTGGCTATTTTCTGGCAATTTTCTGTCCATTTCCTGTACATGTTCGATTCATTTTCTGTCCGTTTATTGTCCACTTTCTGTCCATTTCCTGTCCATTTTTTGTCCATCCTCTGTCCATTTTCTCCCCAATCCTGTTCATTTTTCTACTATACTGTATTAGGGTTTCTTTTAGGTCACTGTTAGAAAAATACGTGTTGTCCAGTCCAATGTCCTGATCGAAGTGCCAGTTTTATCCAAGTTTGTGTTTAACGTTACTACGCGTTACTTTTAGTTTTCGTTAAATTCATGGTTTATACAATAAGGTAATATACTTCATATCAAATATGTATAGGTGTACACATCACACAATTCTCTGTCAATTTTCAGTCAAATTACTGTCCAAGTTCTGCGCAATTCATATTCATTTCCTGTTCTTTTTCTGTTAATTTCCTTGTCTTTTCTCTGCTCATTTTCTGACCATTTTCTGTCGACTTTCTGTCCATTCTCTATCCACCTTTCCCATATTTggtctacacaccaaaaaataatgaaatttaaacgacatgtaaatcgaTACGAATATAAACATccaaagcttgaatcaaaaatttgattgaaaattaagttgagtTCAATGCACTCAATGGGACCATCAAAAAGAATACGATtctacactttcgttcgtgtaatcttacatgtcatttattttacagcaatattggattaaaaatacatttaattaaattttttatccGGTTTAATGAAACtgcaattttcaatcaacgtgtaaaattataataaaatttcttgaagaaagcacgacaacttgtgtgtatttgtggtggaacttaattttacatgtatATTCATgttccaaatatgtgcatgaaaatagattgaaaattacaaaatatttttttctgtgtagtccTTGTCCATTTTCTGTCCATTTCCTGCCCAATCTCAGTCCGTTTTCTGTCTATCTGCTGTCCGTTTTTGGTCCATTTTCTGTTCAATCTCTGTTTACTTTCTGTTcattttctcattattttgggACCATTTTCCGTCTATTTTCTGTCCAAATTCTGTCATTTTCCTGTCCATTTTCTGTTCATTTCATTCcaaattctgtccattttttgCCCATTGTCGGTAAACTTTCTGTCTGTTTTCTGTCCATTTTGtgtccatgtttgttccttttaTGTTCATCTTCCGCCTAAATTCTACC is part of the Topomyia yanbarensis strain Yona2022 chromosome 1, ASM3024719v1, whole genome shotgun sequence genome and encodes:
- the LOC131677007 gene encoding exosome complex exonuclease RRP44, producing MLTNRVFMKKTRKGGIIKVVREHYLRDDIACGIASCELCLLAVTRTSLDPMPVSGSTMFDSPHYLMLDTNIILYQIDFLEADAIRNVIVLSTVLDEVRHRSPVIFKRLRKIMADPGRKFFTFVNEHHKDTYLSKDVGESANDRNDRMIRKAALWYGQHIRKGNLKSKLKVVILSDDAENRNRAKKENLLVSSVADYVVSLAGHPELRDKVFNTEKWQDDSKIIFPAHLTVSQIHDGIKKGELLQGSFFASRDNFLEGNIRVESIDEPVLIQGRINLNRAVDGDIVAIRMLPKSEWKCPSGVVLVDEQNVDDEGMETADPEFKQEPGSEVTPTAAVVGIIKRKWRQYCGILAANALSQSTRHLFVPSERKIPRIRIETRQSATLISQRIVVAIDYWPRHSKYPIGHFVRALGEIGEKDTENEVILLEHDVPHGSFSAEIQSQLPKLPWFPEPEEYKKRVDLRGITICSVDPPGCTDIDDALHARRLDNGRIEVGVHIADVTHFIKPGTALDKEAALRATTVYLVDKRIDMVPDVLSSNLCSLRGNEERLAFSCIWELDDDAKILNTRFHKSIIESKAALTYQEAQLIIDDATQTNQTAQSLRLLNKLAKLLKQRRIDNGALVLASPEIRFNIDSETHDPIDVVAKKMLDTNSMVEEFMLLANVSVAEKIEREFPECAMLRRHPCPPDANFEPLKKAASYQGFEIITSSGKEFATSLDNAVKPENPYFNTLLRILATRCMMQAVYFISGTIQQAEYFHYGLASPIYTHFTSPIRRYADVVVHRLLAACIGADSTYPALLDKQSSSQLCNNLNYRNRMAQYAGRASVALHTHLFFRNKSEDEQGYILFVKKNAIQVIIPKYGLEGTIYVAGKNGEQLRSGPSFQYNEETQTQRCGDVEFHAFDPITVRLSLDSTNVQHQRLVFELVTPFIEGFSVAPLETSDTKQKRKSVPQNEQEPNEKAVKKCKKEGEGSKRKKK